The genomic region GTCGTCGGCCCCACCGGGGAGCAGCTCGGCGTCCTGCCGATCGATCAGGCGCTGGCGCGCGCCCAGGCCGAAGGGATGGACCTCGTCGAGGTCAGCCCGATGGCCAAGCCGCCCGTCTGCAAGATCATGGACTACGGGCGCTTCAAGTACCTCGAGAAGAAGAAGCAGAACGAGGCGAAGAAGAAGCAGGTCGTGGTGCAGCTCAAGGAGGTGAAGCTGCGCCCGCGCACCGAGGAGCACGACTACGACGTCAAGGTGCGCAAGATCCGCGAGTTCCTCGCCGAGTCCAACAAGGCGCGCGTGACCGTGACCTTCCGCGGCCGCGAGATGAGCCACCGCGAGCTCGGGCAGAAGGTGCTGCAGCGGGTCATCGAGGACATGAAGGACGTGGCCGTCATCGAGGCCGCGCCCCGCATGGAAGGGCGCCAGATGTTCATGATCCTGGCCCCGAACCCGAAGATGCTCCAGGCCCAGCGCGATCGCGCCCGGGCGGCGGAGGCCAAGGGCGCCGCCGCTGCCGCCGGCGCGGCGTCCCCGGCCCCGCAGGCCGCCGCCCAGCCCGCGGCCGCCCCTCGCCCCGAGACGCCGGCGGAGGCCCCGCGCCCCCCGGCGGTCGAACAGCAGTAACGAACAGGAAAGAGAACGATGCCCAAGCTGAAGACGAAGAGCGCCGCGAAGAAGCGGTTCCAGGTGAAGAAGAGCGGCGCGGTGAAGTTCCGCCGGGCCGGCGTCCGGCACCTCGCCACGTTCGGCAAGACCAAGAAGCAGAAGGTCGGCCTGCGCGGCACGAGCCACCTCACGGACGAGGACGCCAAGAAGATCAAGGAGTGCTTCCCCTACGCCCGGTAGTCGGTCGTAGTCGCAAGCCCGGTCCCACAGCGCCCAAGCGGGGCTCACGAAGCGCGGCGCGGACGTCACCGGAGGTGACGGACGGTCCGCCTCCCGCCGGCAAACAGGAGAAGAGAGATGCGCGTCAAGAAGGGTTTCAAGGCTCGTCGCCGTCGTAACCGCGTACTGAAGCTCGCGAAGGGCTTCCGCGGCCGCCGCAAGAATTGCTACAAGCGCGCCAACCAGGCCGTCGAGCGCGCCCTCAACTACAGCACCCGCGATCGCCGCCGCCGCCGCCGCGAGTTCCGCTCGCTCTGGATCACCCGCATCAACGCCGCGGCCCGCCTCAACGGCACGAGCTACTCCAAGCTCGTCTCGGCGCTCGCCAAGGCCGGCGTGGCGCTCGACCGCAAGGTGCTCGCGGACCTCGCGCTCTTCGTCCCGGGCGACTTCGCCCAGGTCGTGAAGTCGGTGCAGGCCTAGCGGGGGAGCCGTCCCCGTGCCGGATCCCACAGGTCAGCTCCAGGCGCTCGCCGAGGCGGCGCGGACGGCCATCGCCGCCGCGCCCGACGAGCGGGCCCTGGAGGACCTCCGCGTCCGCTACCTCGGCAAGAAGGGTGAGCTGTCCCAGGTCCTCCGGGGCATGGGGCAGCTCCCGCCCGAGGAGCGGCCCCGCGTCGGCGAGGTCGTCAACCGCGTCCGCGACGAGGTCGAGGGGCTCCTGGCGCGCCGCCAGGAGGGGCTCGCCCAGGAGAAGCTCGAGGCCGAGCTGCGCGGCCCCGCGCTCGACGTGACGCTGCCGGGCCGCAGGCTCGTGCCGCGCGGGCACCGCCACCCCGTCACGCGCGCGATGGACGACATCGCGGCCATCTTCTCCCGCCTCGGCTACGAGGTGGCGAGCGGCCCCGAGATCGAGCTCGACTGGTTCAACTTCGAGGCCCTCAACATCCCGGCGGACCACCCCGCCCGCGACATGCAGGACACCTTCTACGTGGACGGCGGCACCCTCGGCCCCTCCGCGCGGCCGGGCGTGCTGCTCCGCACCCACACCTCGCCGGTGCAGGTCCGCTCGATGCAGCGGGCCGGCCAGCCGCCGCTGCGGGTCATCTGCCCGGGCCGGGTGTACCGCTCCGACTACGACCAGACCCACAGCCCCATGTTCCACCAGGTCGAGGGGCTCTGCGTCGATCGGGGCGTCACCTTCGCCGACCTGAAGGGCACGCTCGCCGCCTACGCCCGCGCCTTCTTCGGCCCGGGCACGCGGACGCGCTTCCGCCCGAGCTACTTCCCGTTCGTGGAGCCGGGCGCCGAGGTGGACGTCTCCTGCTCCATCTGCGGCGGCACCGGCCGGCGCGACGGCAAGCGCTGCGGCACCTGCAAGGAGACCGGCTGGCTCGAGGTGCTCGGGGCCGGCATGGTCCACCCCAAGGTGCTCGCCAACGGCGGCTTCGATCCGGCGCAGGTGTCCGGCTTCGCCTTCGGCTTCGGCGTGGAGCGCATGGCCATGCTCCGCTCCGGGATCGACGACCTGCGCCTCTTCTTCGAGAACGACCTCCGGTTCCTCGAGCAGTTCTAGGGACCCCGGCGGCCGGTTCGGGAACGGCATGCGCATCTCCTACAAGTGGCTCTCCGAGTACGTCTCCCTGCCGGCCCCCGACGAGCTGGCCCGCCGGCTCACGGCCGTGGGGCTCGAGGTCGAGGCGGTGGAGCGGGTGGGCGCCGAGCTGGCCGGCGTCGTGACCGCGCGCATCGTCGCCTCCGACCCGCACCCCAACGCCGAGAAGCTCTCGGTCACCCGCGTGGACGCGGGCGGCCCGGAGCCGCTCCAGGTGGTCTGCGGGGCGAAGAACTACCGCGTCGGCGACGTGGTGCCGCTCGCGACCGTGGGCGCGAAGCTGCCCGGCGGCGTGGAGATCAAGAAGGCGAAGCTCCGCGGGGTCGAGTCCTTCGGCATGCTCTGCTCGGCCCGCGAGCTCGGGCTCTCGGCCGACGCCGCGGGGCTCCTGATCCTCCCGGCCGAGACCGCGCCCGGCCAGCCCATCGCGGCGGCGCTCGGGCTCGACGACGTGCTGCTCGAGGTGAACGTCACCCCGAACCGCCCCGACGCGCTCTCGCACCTCGGCATCGCGCGCGAGGTCGCCGCGCTGCTCGGCACGCCGGTGCGGCCGCCCCGGGCCGCGCTCGCCGAGGCGGGCGGCCCGGCCTCGGACGCGGTGAAGGTCCGGATCGAGGCGCCGGAGAAGTGCCGCCGCTACGCCGCGCGCGTGGTGGAGGGCGTGACGATCGGCCCGTCGCCGGCGTGGCTCGCCCGGCGGCTCGAGTCCTGCGGCGTCCGCTCCATCTCCAACGTGGTGGACGCGACCAACTACGTGCTCCTCGAGCTGGGCCACCCGCTCCACGCCTTCGACCTCGACCAGGTGGCCGGGGCCGAGATCGTGGCGCGCGCCGCCCGGCCGGGCGAGCGGATGACCACGCTCGACGGCAAGGAGCGGGCGCTCGATCCCGACGACCTCGTCATCGCCGACCGCGACCGGGCGAGCGCCCTCGCCGGCGTGATGGGCGGCGGCGACTCCGAGATCTCCCAGGGCACGACGCGCGTGCTGGTGGAGTCGGCCTGGTTCGCGCCGGCCACGGTGCGGCGCACCGGGAAGCGGCACGGCCTGCACACCGAGGCCTCCCACCGCTTCGAGCGCGGCGCGGACCCGGGCATGGTGCTCCCGGCCCTCGACCGCTGCGCCGCCCTCATCGCCGAGCTCGGCGGGGGGAAGGTGCGCCCGGGCGTGGTGGACGCGCACCCCCGGCCGCACCAGCGCGCCGAGGTGAGGCTCTCCTTCGACCGGCCGGCGGCGCTGCTCGGCATGCCGGTCCCGCGCGCCGAGGCGGAGCGGATCCTGGCCGGGCTGGGCTTCGAGGCCCGCGACGCGGGCGCGGACGGCGCGACCTTCCTCGTCCCGAGCTGGCGCGTGGACGTGTCCGGCGAGGAGGATCTCGTCGAGGAGATCGTCCGCACCGTCGGCTACGACGCCATCCCGGAGACCCTCCCGCCGCTCGCCGGCGTCACCCCGTCGCGCCCCCGCGACGCCGAGGCGCTCGACCGGGCGCGCGAGGCGCTCGAGGCGGCCGGCTTCTGCGAGGCGGTGAACTTCAGCTTCGTCGCCGAGAAGGAGCTCGCCGCGGTGAGCTCCGCCGCGCCGATCGCGCTGCGGAACCCGATCAGCGCGGACCTGGCGGTGATGCGGACGGCGCTCGTCCCGTCGCTCCTCAAGAACGCGGCCCACAACCTGCGCCAGCGGGTCGGCGACGTGCGGCTCTACGAGGCCGCCCGCGTCTACGCGCCCCACCCCGAGGGCGCGGCCCCGGCGGACGGGCCCGACGGCGCCCCCGCGCACGAGGCCTGGCGGCTCGCCGCCGTGCTGGCCGGCCGGCGCAGCCCCCTCGGCTGGAGCGCGGGCTCGGAGGCGGCCGACTTCTACGATCTCAAGGCGGCCGTCGAGGGGCTCCTCGAGGCGCTCGGCGTCGCCCGGGCCGGCTTCCGGAGCGGCGGCCCGTCGTGGCTCCACCCGCGCAGCGCCGCCACGGTGCTCGCGGGCGGACGGGAGCTCGGCCACCTGGGCGAGCTCCATCCTCGGGTCTCCGAGGCCTTCGAGCTGCCGCGCGGGGTGCTGGCGTTCGAGCTCGACCTCGCCGCCCTGGCGTCGCTCGCCCGCATCGTCCCCGGGTACCGGCCGGTGCCGCGCTTCCCGGCCGTGCTGCGCGATCTGGCGGTGGTGGTCGCGGAGGAGGTCCCGGCCGGTGAGGTGCTGCGCTGCGTCCGCGCCGAGCCGCTCGTCGAGGAGGTGACCCTCTTCGACGTCTACCGCGGCGCGCCGCTGGCCGCGGGCAAGAAGAACCTGGCGATGGCCCTCCGGTACCGGCTGCCCGAGCGCACGCTCACCGATGCCGAGGCCGACGCGGCCCACCAGCGGATCCTGGAGCGGCTCGCCGCCGACCCGGCCGTCAAGGCCGAGCTCCGGACGAGCTAGCCCGGAGGCGGGAGTGGCCACGGTCGCGCCGGCCGAAGAGGGGAAGCGGCGACCGCCGCGCGGCTCGGTCGCGCTGGCGCTGGCCGTGGCGGCGCTCCTCTCCTGCTGGAACGCCCTCGCCGCCCCGCTGGGGCTCGGGCTAGGGCTCGCCGGGGTGGTCGCCGGGGCGGTGGCGCTCCGGCGCGGGGCGCCGCGGAGGAGGGGGAGGGCGGCGGTCGGGCTCTCCGCGCTGGCGCTCGCCGCCGCGACGGGCGTGCTCCTCGTCAGCGCCGGCCGGCTGGGCGGCGGGCGCGAGGAGCCGGTGGTCGAGGCCCGCAGCCCCGCCGAGACCGACGCCGCGCTCCAGGGGCTCTCCGAGCGGACGGCGGAGGCAAGGGCCCGCGCCCGCGCCGAGCTGTCGCGCGTGGAGGGACAGGAGCCCGCGAGCCCGCGGGGGCGCGATGGTGGCGGGGGACGCCGGTGAGCCGCGTCGCGGTTGTTTGACAGCCGACAGTGAATCAGCTAACGATTGTAGCCACTTACCCGGTCTCCACAGCATTGTGAGGCGGACGTGACCAAGGCCGATATCATCGAGAGCGTCTACGAGAAGGTCGGCTTCTCCAAGAAGGAAGCCGCTGAGATCGTCGAGATGGTCTTCGACACCATCAAGGAGACGCTCGAGCGCGGGGAGAAGATCAAGATCTCCGGGTTCGGCAACTTCATCGTGCGGGACAAGAAGTCGCGGGTCGGCCGCAATCCCCAGACTGGCGAGGAGATCGAGATCTCCGCCCGTCGCGTGCTCACGTTCCGGCCGAGCCAGGTGCTCAAGAACGCCCTCAACGCCAGCGCCGAGGCCGAGGCTGCAGCGGCCGCCCAGGCTGCGGCGGCTGCCGCGCAGCAGGAGAAGCCCTCGCAAGGCTGAGCCTCCGGGCCTCAGCAGACGCGCCAGCGGCGGCGCCATCCCGAAAGCGTGGGACGGCGCGGGCCCGGCGTGCGCGCGGACGCGCGGGGCGCGAGTCCCCTAGCTCTCGCGCTCGTCGCCGAGGAGCCGGTAGAGCGTCTTCCGGTCGATCCCGAGGATCTCGGCGGCGCGCGTCTTGTTCCCGCCGGTCTCGCGCAGGACCTGGACCGCGTAGCGCCGCTCGAGCTCGGCGAGGGTGGGGCGGTCCCCGGGGGCGAGCGCCTCGGGCGCGGCCGCCGACTCGGCCGGCGCGGCGCGCCGGATCGCCTCGGGCAGGTCGTCCGGCAGGATGACGCCCGACGGGTTCAGGGCGAGGCCGCGGGCCACCACGTTCTCGAGCTCGCGGACGTTGCCCGGCCAGTCGTGGGCGACCAGGAGATCGCGGGCCGGCGCCGAGATGGCGGCCCCTTCGGCGCGCCCGTGCTTGGCCGCGAAGTGCTCGGCCAGCAGCGGGATGTCCTCGCGGCGCTCCCGCAGGGGCGGGATGCGGATGGTGACCACGTTGAGCCGGTAGTAGAGGTCCTCGCGGAAGCGCCCGGCCTTCACCTCGGCGGCGAGGTCCTTGTTGCTCGCCGCCACCACGCGCACGTCCACCGCGACCGGCTCGTTGGTGCCCACCCGCCGGATGGTCCCCTCCTGGAGCGCGCGCAGCAGCCGCGCCTGGAGGTTGGGCCCGATGTCGCCGATCTCGTCGAGGAACAGCGTGCCCTGGTTGGCCTCCTCGAAGAGCCCGCGGCGGGAGGCCTGCGCGCCGGTGAAGGCGCCCCGGGCGTGGCCGAAGAGCTCCGACTCGAGCACGCCCTCGGCGAT from Anaeromyxobacter paludicola harbors:
- the infC gene encoding translation initiation factor IF-3, producing the protein MNPRDTRSQRDARTNRRIKAREVRVVGPTGEQLGVLPIDQALARAQAEGMDLVEVSPMAKPPVCKIMDYGRFKYLEKKKQNEAKKKQVVVQLKEVKLRPRTEEHDYDVKVRKIREFLAESNKARVTVTFRGREMSHRELGQKVLQRVIEDMKDVAVIEAAPRMEGRQMFMILAPNPKMLQAQRDRARAAEAKGAAAAAGAASPAPQAAAQPAAAPRPETPAEAPRPPAVEQQ
- the rpmI gene encoding 50S ribosomal protein L35, translating into MPKLKTKSAAKKRFQVKKSGAVKFRRAGVRHLATFGKTKKQKVGLRGTSHLTDEDAKKIKECFPYAR
- the rplT gene encoding 50S ribosomal protein L20, encoding MRVKKGFKARRRRNRVLKLAKGFRGRRKNCYKRANQAVERALNYSTRDRRRRRREFRSLWITRINAAARLNGTSYSKLVSALAKAGVALDRKVLADLALFVPGDFAQVVKSVQA
- the pheS gene encoding phenylalanine--tRNA ligase subunit alpha; amino-acid sequence: MPDPTGQLQALAEAARTAIAAAPDERALEDLRVRYLGKKGELSQVLRGMGQLPPEERPRVGEVVNRVRDEVEGLLARRQEGLAQEKLEAELRGPALDVTLPGRRLVPRGHRHPVTRAMDDIAAIFSRLGYEVASGPEIELDWFNFEALNIPADHPARDMQDTFYVDGGTLGPSARPGVLLRTHTSPVQVRSMQRAGQPPLRVICPGRVYRSDYDQTHSPMFHQVEGLCVDRGVTFADLKGTLAAYARAFFGPGTRTRFRPSYFPFVEPGAEVDVSCSICGGTGRRDGKRCGTCKETGWLEVLGAGMVHPKVLANGGFDPAQVSGFAFGFGVERMAMLRSGIDDLRLFFENDLRFLEQF
- the pheT gene encoding phenylalanine--tRNA ligase subunit beta, coding for MRISYKWLSEYVSLPAPDELARRLTAVGLEVEAVERVGAELAGVVTARIVASDPHPNAEKLSVTRVDAGGPEPLQVVCGAKNYRVGDVVPLATVGAKLPGGVEIKKAKLRGVESFGMLCSARELGLSADAAGLLILPAETAPGQPIAAALGLDDVLLEVNVTPNRPDALSHLGIAREVAALLGTPVRPPRAALAEAGGPASDAVKVRIEAPEKCRRYAARVVEGVTIGPSPAWLARRLESCGVRSISNVVDATNYVLLELGHPLHAFDLDQVAGAEIVARAARPGERMTTLDGKERALDPDDLVIADRDRASALAGVMGGGDSEISQGTTRVLVESAWFAPATVRRTGKRHGLHTEASHRFERGADPGMVLPALDRCAALIAELGGGKVRPGVVDAHPRPHQRAEVRLSFDRPAALLGMPVPRAEAERILAGLGFEARDAGADGATFLVPSWRVDVSGEEDLVEEIVRTVGYDAIPETLPPLAGVTPSRPRDAEALDRAREALEAAGFCEAVNFSFVAEKELAAVSSAAPIALRNPISADLAVMRTALVPSLLKNAAHNLRQRVGDVRLYEAARVYAPHPEGAAPADGPDGAPAHEAWRLAAVLAGRRSPLGWSAGSEAADFYDLKAAVEGLLEALGVARAGFRSGGPSWLHPRSAATVLAGGRELGHLGELHPRVSEAFELPRGVLAFELDLAALASLARIVPGYRPVPRFPAVLRDLAVVVAEEVPAGEVLRCVRAEPLVEEVTLFDVYRGAPLAAGKKNLAMALRYRLPERTLTDAEADAAHQRILERLAADPAVKAELRTS
- a CDS encoding integration host factor subunit alpha, translating into MTKADIIESVYEKVGFSKKEAAEIVEMVFDTIKETLERGEKIKISGFGNFIVRDKKSRVGRNPQTGEEIEISARRVLTFRPSQVLKNALNASAEAEAAAAAQAAAAAAQQEKPSQG
- a CDS encoding sigma-54-dependent transcriptional regulator encodes the protein MEPARITVIDDDPSSRDLLTRLLRSEGYQVTPLADGREALDRLGAEGAPDLVVSDIRMGEVDGLQVTDAFRQKAPDTPVILVTAFGNIDGAVEAIRRGAFDYVSKPYDIDAIKVVVARAVKQRQLALENKALRRDLREKYRLENVVGRSEAMLQVYKTAARVAATDATVLIQGESGTGKELVARAIHAASPRSGGPFVAVDCGAIAEGVLESELFGHARGAFTGAQASRRGLFEEANQGTLFLDEIGDIGPNLQARLLRALQEGTIRRVGTNEPVAVDVRVVAASNKDLAAEVKAGRFREDLYYRLNVVTIRIPPLRERREDIPLLAEHFAAKHGRAEGAAISAPARDLLVAHDWPGNVRELENVVARGLALNPSGVILPDDLPEAIRRAAPAESAAAPEALAPGDRPTLAELERRYAVQVLRETGGNKTRAAEILGIDRKTLYRLLGDERES